A single window of Lathamus discolor isolate bLatDis1 chromosome 20, bLatDis1.hap1, whole genome shotgun sequence DNA harbors:
- the CBX1 gene encoding chromobox protein homolog 1 has product MGKKQNKKKVEEVLEEEEEEYVVEKVLDRRVVKGKVEYLLKWKGFSDEDNTWEPEENLDCPDLIAEFLQSQKTAHESEKSEGSKRKAESDTEDKGEESKPKKKKEESEKPRGFARGFEPERIIGATDSSGELMFLMKWKNSDEADLVPAKEANIKCPQVVISFYEERLTWHSYPSEDDDKKEDKN; this is encoded by the exons atgggaaaaaaacagaacaagaagaaaGTGGAAGAGGTTttagaggaagaggaggaggagtatGTGGTGGAGAAGGTCCTGGATCGGCGGGTGGTGAAGGGCAAAGTGGAATACCTGCTCAAGTGGAAGGGCTTCTCGGA TGAAGATAACACATGGGAGCCAGAGGAGAACCTCGACTGCCCAGACCTCATTGCAGAGTTCCTTCAGTCCCAGAAAACCGCACATGAGAGCGAGAAGTCCGAGGGGAGCAAGCGCAAAGCGGAGTCTGACACagaggataaaggggaggagagcaaaccaaagaagaagaaggaggag TCGGAGAAACCGCGAGGCTTTGCCCGAGGATTCGAGCCCGAGCGGATCATCGGTGCCACGGATTCCAGCGGGGAGCTCATGTTCCTGATGAAGTG GAAGAACTCTGACGAGGCCGACCTGGTCCCTGCCAAGGAAGCCAACATCAAGTGCCCCCAGGTGGTCATCTCGTTCTATGAGGAGAGGTTGACATGGCATTCCTACCCCTCAGAGGACGATGACAAGAAAGAGGACAAGAACTAA
- the SNX11 gene encoding sorting nexin-11: MLENREEELTTVRVQDPRVQNEGSWNSYVDYKIFLHTNSKAFTAKTSCVRRRYREFVWLRRQLQKNAGLVPVPELPGKSTFFVGSTDEFIEKRRQGLQQFLEKVVQNVVLLSDSRLHLFLQSQLSVPEIEACVQGQGPQTVTEAILHYAMSNCGWVQEEESRPALLPGGDLQGSCAGLGSPQGPSCLESFPYWSDFGMDEPHSDSPEEPAEPLGAGREEQ; encoded by the exons ATGCTGGAGAACCGAGAGGAA GAGCTGACCACGGTGCGCGTCCAGGACCCTCGGGTACAGAATGAAGGCTCCTGGAATTCCTATGTGGATTATAAGATCTTCCTCCAC ACCAACAGCAAGGCCTTCACTGCCAAGACCTCATGTGTGCGGCGCCGGTACCGTGAATTCGTGTGGCTGAGGAGGCAGCTCCAGAAGAACGCTGGCTTGGT ccctgtcccAGAGCTGCCCGGAAAATCCACCTTCTTCGTGGGCAGCACGGATGAGTTCATCGAGAAGCGGAgacaggggctgcagcagttcCTGGAGAA GGTGGTGCAGAACGTGGTGCTCCTCTCCGACAGCCGCCTGCACCTCTtcctgcagagccagctctCGGTGCCTGAGATAGAGGCGTGTGTGCAAGGCCAGGGCCCACAGACGGTGACAGAAGCCATCCTGCACTACGCCATGTCCAACTGTGGCTgggtgcaggaggaggagagccgCCCCGCGCTGCTGCCGGGGGGGGACCTGCAGGGCAG cTGTGCCGGCCTGGGAAGCCCTCAAGGGCCGAGCTGCCTGGAGAGCTTCCCGTACTGGAGCGACTTCGGCATGGACGAGCCGCACTCGGACAGCCCGGAGGAGCCGGCAGAGCCGCTGGGAGCAGGGCGTGAGGAGCAGTAA